The window GTTTTTCTCAAAAAAGATATAGCGGAAAGCGCGACCACGTTTTTTTTGCGTGGTAACGCCCAAATTATTCTGGATCTTCTCTAAAGGCGCTTGGTAAAATATCGGGTATTAATTTTATTAGAAGTGGTAATAAAAGTGCGCCTCCAGGCAGCATAAACACTGTAAATGCTGGGATTGCCTTACAGATATCTAATAATTGGACTTTAATCTTTTCCTTTTCTTCTGTGTTTAAACTCGAATGTGTTGCTTTTTGAATTAAAAATACAGCTTCTTTACTTTGCTTTAATTCTAATGCAAGGCGTTTTTTATTCTTTGATAGAAGGTCTTTTATTTCTTGAACTGTAGTCATTATAATTTTCTACGTTTGCGCTCAGTTTTAAGTAGATTTAGCTCTCTACTTGTTTGCCCGGAAACGGATGTATTTTCTTCTGCTCTTCGTATTAAATAAGGCATAACGTCTCTAACTGGCCCAAAAGGCAAGTATTTTGCAACGTTGTAACCTTCGTTTGCTAAATTATAACTGATATGATCGCTCATACCAAATAATTGTCCAAACCAAAGACGCATATCGTTGTTTTCTATATTGTGTTTTTTTGCTAATTCCATTAACAAATAAGAACTTTCTTCGTTGTGTGTTCCTGCAAATAAAGCCATTTTAGGGTGTTCCATCATGTATTTTATAGCTTCATTATAATTATCGTCTGTTGCTTGTTTGTCTTGGCAA of the Tenacibaculum todarodis genome contains:
- a CDS encoding LETM1 domain-containing protein produces the protein MTTVQEIKDLLSKNKKRLALELKQSKEAVFLIQKATHSSLNTEEKEKIKVQLLDICKAIPAFTVFMLPGGALLLPLLIKLIPDILPSAFREDPE